Part of the Cydia pomonella isolate Wapato2018A chromosome 20, ilCydPomo1, whole genome shotgun sequence genome is shown below.
aaataaaaatgtattatgtatgttttaaaCACACTATATTATTTACTATGAATTGTATCTACAGGTGAAAAAAAACGttaagttagctcattttatttttaaccttttgaatgccacgcctatcgtacgcgacgcgtaatcgtgaaccttgtcggtacgcatgaaggttgatattgggctgtagccgcgcgcgtcatatgacgtctttgccGATCAAAAGGTTACAAAGAAAGAAATTTgcattcaaataatttttacaatttgtttgtctaaaaatattcatgtgtACCTACATTTTGTACGACAGACGAGGGTAAAACCTGTTTCTTGGAGAAATTTAAACATTAATATTTCGGTTCGGTTCCCGGGCGAGATGTTTgcgatattttttaatgtagttttgtttctttttaaaaatcaaagaatgtttcctttaaataaaatgagctaacttagggtttaaggcactttccctccagggTCCATCATTTTTTTAGGAGTAGATTATAATACTGTACTAACTGTACCCCTGTCCAGTTATATCATCGACGGACAGAAGAGTTCGATGCAAGCGAATCGTGGACAAAATTAGCAATTAACAACGACGTAGACGGCTCGGACGACAGACGGCTTGGACgttagacggccgagcgtagcgaggtcgtaTAAAAATACGAGGCAGGCAATCCCTTTTACGCCGATAAATAGTCCTTGAACAACACTATAGAATATTTAACGACACAGGCGAGTGGTCAGGGATTTTATACCCCTCTCAATGCAAGTGAATCGTGTACTAAACATTGCCAGCGATGTAGCTATAGCCGGCCGAGCTCAGCGAGGTCGTATAGGGATGAGGTTATCAATACGTTTTCACGTCGATATACAGTAGACTAAATTATAGATTACAAGAGAGGTAGTAACAGACGGCCAAGCGTAACGGGGTCGTATAGAGATATGAGGCTGGGAATCTCTTTTCAGGTCTATATACtgcatttttcaataaaatgagaTCTAAGAGAGCAGATTGCTCACCGAGACAGGCGAGTGGTCGGGGATCTTGTACCCTTGCTGCAGCAGCGCCAGACAGAAGCTGAGGTCGACGCAGGCGAAGGGTTGCTCCACGTTGCTGGCGCCGCACGCGCGCAGCGCCGCCTGCCGGTACGCCGACACCGATATGGTGCCGCCTTTCATTACGTCTGTAAAAGGAAGGTGAAATTTAGACCGACAGAAGAGAGGTCGTGAACTAAGGCATCCTTACGAATATTATGttgtcgcgtttatgtggcgctctGCCGTCTTTAATataacagtacctgggcgaccgagctttgttcggttataactatttattgtaatatggtggtgtataggtgataatctacataaacttaaaagtaaaatgtgaactgacaattattattatattatttacaatcgattttaaccttacagcacttgttacagagtaacgccatctattgtcaatttctcttattacaaaggtcatttttttactaaattaaacttgtctaaaacaataaaaattaaaaaattatatataaacttgaacatataaaaaaaaaacaaaagttagtcaccgggcgagattcgaacccgtaacactcgttcagcagtccgcgtcttaacccgttgGATCAGACgcacagtggccggcaatacgaaattagcgaccatattctgcgtcgaaagaaaaacgcatgaaaactcgaaaacacgcgttttccttatgtttgggaaaacgcgtgttttcgagttgcaatctagatagattgtatacccccaaaaacccctatataccaaatttcagcgaaatcgttagagccgtttccgagatcacagaaatatatatataaatatatatacaataattgctcgtttaaaggtataagatacaagCACAAATGGTGTATCTCACAGATTTAATAcaggcagcttgaacatgtcatgcttgCTTAAAAAGTTTTTGCTTGCGGTAGCGTCGTtaatcgggtcgccactttcctgAATGAAGGTTGAGAGaagcgatggctgagatacgcgtcatactcgtgaacggttgctgtttgtggagaccggtctgtttaagcttacccGGGCTACATGTTGTTATAagcatacatcggggtttttggtgcgggaatgttttcgtgtatttataactatgtttattgtaaaataattaccaaactaggAATTAATAATAGACAGTAAGCTCCAAATGCgcttacaaatattaaaatagtatcggtTTTTATGGTTTATACCTGTTTTGGTTACATACCTGGTTGTTtgaaaaccccgatgtatggtAACGacaatgtggagaagaccgtaTATCAGGTCAAACCGTCTAAATGTTCTTTCGTCGCTTCGAACTGTTGCGTTTGTACCCATACAGCACATACAGAAAGTCGGTAGAGCAGGACCGAATatcttcctttctgactgtaTCTGAGCGACGAACACATACAACcaaaaattttataagctgtaTTTCCCTAGTTTAGTTGTCTTGGCCTCAGTTTAGTTAACTACCATTTTTAAGTTCAAACACGAGGAAGATCGATTTGGAGGAACTGGAAGTTAAGGAAGTAGGTTATTTAACAGCGACTTAATTTCACTTTACGGAATAAAACGTAATAGTAACAAAATATCTGAATCCCAgaatgtctattttattttttacaagcttttatttactttcacttgcccattgtctgtttgtaatcaaatcttgcaagttaaactTGATgcacttcctggtttccgatcgagctgaaaatttgcatacacatgtaagtcgggtgacaaaaaatattatggtaccatcgagctgatctgatgacggagacaagaggtggacataggaactctgtaataaaacaatgcaacttAATTGTGTgtgaggtttttagaattggctcaatgagtattagttgcctgtggaaagtaaagttcagtcagcgataaaagctagtaccaaattttttttttttttttcgaaaagttttattttgaatactACTTTCCCAATATGTGTAAACTCACCGATGAGCCCGGCGTCGGCGGCGACCTCGTAGAAGAAGCTCATGGCGGCCACCCTGCCCCGCGGCGGGCCGCGCGGCTCCCAGTCCAGCGCGGCGCGCACGTACGCGCTCACGACTCGGTAGCAGCGCTCGAACGCCGCCTCGCGCTTCATGTTCGCCGGCCGGGAGGCTCCGCTACACAAAATACCAAAATTAtttcacagtacatatggtgctactttaccgcactagtgcgaaaatttgcatattacgttattgtgtcgaacatttaaagggccatatatactgtaaaacgttgtacgatacatgtgcgaaaaataggaaattcgaaacgagtggcgatttaaaacactcccttcggtcgtgttttaatttatcgccactcgtttcgaatttcctattttcgcacttgtatcgtaatgtactattatctacacacatatcataaaccttctatgatgccttcaaaatccttAAATactggccaacattacgataaactgttttgttacaaccaatttcttatctgtgatgatgttgtaattgcttcataactacatcaaaatcgatttggttatgacattcaaatttggaacatctctgagaaaaaaagcaattcgatttgacatctattctaatatcagtcgagatgcctttttgttcgaaatgaaatgtcaattgcatacaattttgacattttaaaattattttatttatttaaaatatgtttacacgacATTACAGAAGTCTAATGCGTCATGCAACCAAGATCAAACATGTTAAcaacagcacataataaaagaAGATACAATAACAttgtacacaaaataaaacaatattacattgAGATCGGATTACGTTACTCGATATCGAGAACGTTACAGAAAATGTATGGAGAAAGTGTACAGAGCTCCAAGCGGTTAAATATGGTACTAAAATTTTTAACTGGTACCATGAGTCACTAAcgtttttactttattgtttgtgtagttttcaatacgtaaaaaaaaagaaaaaaaaaacattagactCGAAGGCCTGGCATCCATCACCTCACAGAACCTCAAGCATTCATTTCTCACACTCGCCCACCGCCATGCAATCAGATCGCACTCCGGTGTTGACGTCACGAGCGCATTCATTAGTGAGAGAGCGCGGGGCAGTGGCGAGTTCTCATACGTGAGACATATCTAATATgcgttagtttgtatcgaatgatagggaaataggcccccgactctagtctctgaattgaaaaaaaaactacgaatgggtgacatgcgtgaaaaaagtttccATTTGCCGctatttgatttgttttaagtataaaatgaatatgttttgttgtttttaaagtaaatatagcaaaagtttcgtgtaaaatgagccataaaaatatttcggtgatgccaccacatatccgcgagttccgccaagagagcaacgatacCCCAaagttggctgtaatttgggttagtgaatacatcatagaaagtttataatatgtatatgtaatatatatgtgtatataatatgtatgtgtaatggttgactggcagagaatgccttttggcattaagtccgccatttgtacatttttctttgtttgagcaataaagtttaaataaataaatacgtgtgtagataaaatcgtgtatataactgtacataattaggcattaaaacactcgtgtgatccttttaagaaactcacttcgttcgtttcttaaacccacactcgtgtatattaatgcattttattatgtagcagtcacatgaacgactattaataaaatgtattagtGTTATCACACTGGGTAGTTCGCTGCAGCAATCGGCTACCTGGCAACAATGAAATGAAGTTTTCCAGAGATCGATCTATTGCGATTGCGTCATACAGATAGTGCCGTAGAGGCGCCTAGTGTATTGCATCCCCCTGAGTTTCTCTTCATGtgataatgattttttgaaCATCACAATGTCATAGTTGATTAAGtgatgttataaaatatttcggggaatttaatatttttatacaaggtgtttattaataatttacgggctgaatatttaggtcacactgagcaacttttaatatgggaccaaccccgaaatcatgaaaaaaaaaaacacaaaaagggTTTACATAAAACGTGTTAccaaagttaaaataaataaataataaataaataaatattataggacattattacacaaattgactaagtcccacagtaagctcaataaggcttgtgttgagggtacttagacaacgatatatataatatataaatatttataaatacttaaatacatagaaaacacccatgactcaggaaaaaatatccatgctcatcacacgaataaatgcccttaccaggatttgaacccgggaccatcagcttcgtaggcagggtcactacccactaggccaaaccggtcgtcacatattaaaaaagttacatattacaaaaacctagcctagacataaaacgccagtcacggaaagagagacctaagccctcctatgtgtacacgttcaacgcagctggccaactttattgtcacgcgtgcaatagagtatttaagagcaagttcggcctggccagccacattagggctcatgttagacaacgtccataatgtgtttatttggggtcgccgtcatcgaaaacgatgaggaggactatagtatagtattgaaaaaaaatcgatatACATTGCTACTTCAATTTTATTCATACTCAGAATTTTTCCAAAAGCTTGTCTAATTTTCATTGGTCCTGACACAATCTGCTGGTGGTATCTACATATGTAATTAGACCGTGTTACCTGATAGTGTATTCCACATTAGCGTACGTCCACTTCTCGCCCGCCACGATGGGCTCGACGCACACGGACGTGACGTGCAGCGAGTCGTTGCCGGACTCCGATTTGAAGATGCCGTGACGTGCCGCGTACATGCCCAGGCCCAGGTAGCTGGagatataaaatagtacattacgatacaagtgcgaaaaataggaaattcgaaacgagtggcgataaattaaaacacgaccgaagggagtgttttaaatcgacacgagttgcgaattacctattcgcacatgtatcgtacaacgttttacagtacatatggccctttaaatgttcgacacagtaacgtaatatgctacttctcgcactagtgctataaaatagccccatatgtactgtaaaatatactgtcgacccgggtacgtccttaaactacgtccaaaagagaggtttgggcattgtgaatgtcatctcgctttgtgtggtagggcacagcacagcggatgacattccagatctagagcagagcccaaatgggaaagtacctccaccttacagaaaaccgcggccaaataacactaaaccctactcatagagGGTTTGAACCACGAGTTTTTCACACCACATACATATGAAATGTTAAATGTACCTGTGCGTGTACACGGTAAGGTTGGCAGAGCTGGTGGGCACGAGGTGTAGATCCTTGGCTGGAAACTTGGGAGTGTCGTGTGGGGACAGCTGGTATGTGATCTGGGTGGAGCCCCCGCCCAGGTCTAGAGCTGCCATAGTTTCACCCTCCATTATATCTGAAAAACAAACGTTATTATCATCGTCATCTAATTACGTCCATTTGAGGGTACGGTACTGCCTCCGAAAGTTTCAATTACATAGCTCCTACTTATAACAAAACGAACATTTAAAAAGCTTAGCAATAatctgttaaataaaataaaaggtaaaatacaaccgctataaattgtatacatgcactgcatttttatactgtatgatCAGATTGTAGCGTTAACCCCTTACTTCATGTcttaaacaaaagtattatatctgtttaaaaataaacattaatagctatcaatagaattgaatattataactgccatatagggctgcgcatgcggtaaggggttaaatagataaaaatataagtaacatatagactacctagcttgcatattataggagcttcgtctgccaacaaaccactctgtggtttggcagaagtatattgtaaatatttataaggcatgaaacgtgaataaactttttttttttatatactctttagattttattgatatctaaacaAAActatttcgtcactgactcactcactgatggtcatcaaaactcttaggatacttcctgaagtcctagaaagctgaaatttacTATGTTAGCTAGTATTAATACAcaagcaacaaaaaaaaatctaaaacttggaacttttacctccccaaccccttaaactaggggatgaaagtttgttcGCTACCGTTACATGgacgtaaggtgaaaaatttacttactttactattCATTACTTTTTTGTAATAGGTTTTTAGGTTTCTACAATAAATAGTTCatgtaacgaaacggccaagccacatattttgactaacgtGTAAAGTTTGTAAAGTTGGCTTGTACATTtaaaagcttggctctacatgagatctgataatttTTCGACAGTGCGCGCCTTATGGTTTTatctctaaaaaaaatatatgatgtacattgcCAGGCAAACTTACACCGAAAAtttgtttgaacgagatctagtaagtagtttttttaatacgtcataaatggtacggaacccttcatcggcgagtccgactcgcacttggccgctttattgttatttttgtgctaataaattccTCTTATCTTAACTGTACCAATTAGTatcgaagaaaaaatattataaactgatATGGTCAAAATTCTTGTCACGTGTAAAATAACAGTGTAACATCCACTGTTACCGTGAGGGGGGTTCGCTTTATAAAACACAAATTGGTATTTACGTACACGAGAGACACGTCGGACCGCATCGTCTACCCTCCGAAGACCGGGGATCGGTCGGTTCGCATTGCACATTCATTTAGGTATGTATACAttacaaaaagtaattaaaatgaaatacctCTTATGCGATTCATCCAATTTCGTTTATATAACATTTCGTTGTTTTGAATGATATCGGTACAGCAATAGTTAAATATGATTAACAAccaatttgaattttattaattatttttgcctTCCAGATTCTACTTACAATGGAATGGTCCAGATTTAAGATTGGATCCATCTGCATTCAAAAAGACTTAATTTCATCAAGTTCataaagtacttttttttactcctctactgttatttgtcatttatacattcatgaacacTAATAAGAACAatacataaaaggtttaaagaagtctatattgtctattcctcataacagcattTGTGCATTAAAATCGCTAAAAcgatactgcgattaatggctaccaacctaacaaaatcaaaattaatacagttttcAAACTAAGTCTCGGGAACGTCACTTAAAAACAAAGTTCACCATAGACAATGTTTTCATTTTGATGTAACCCGCgtctatacttttttttttgtttttgcattttattttaagtcagTACCCGTAGAAAAAGAATTGTATgtaacgttgtataagtaggtcaaaaaatattCGTGACGTAtgcctttacaatgttcgcctacgcttGCGGCTCCGGCTCGCATTGtaaactcacgccactcgccttttttgacccttcttatacaacggttgtataaaatactataaaaatgtttttgcccCTTCGTTTTCGCCGTCAGATCTACAGTTTGCAGAGCCACcgatacttttaaaatatgtgttagaataaattaaaaaacttagTAGCTCACTGTGTAGCAGGTTGATGGTGTACCAGATGAAGATGCCTTCATCCGCGGGATCCATAATCTCTATACCGGCGCGTGTATCATACCCCAGCCTGCAACAACGATATTAATCACAGTAGGCGT
Proteins encoded:
- the LOC133529046 gene encoding nucleoside diphosphate phosphatase ENTPD5 isoform X2, with protein sequence MADVRRRKLKDDSSAPNINIRSNRVLKPPRRLKKTFILLIVAALCMTYFMGLFAGQTQWFDGLAKSLGYESERHHAVIIDAGSSGSRVLAYKFRVPFTLFGQPNLDLEEEYFEQSKPGLSSFADDPAKGADTIVQLIKKAEFLTPLEKRRNTPLIIRATAGLRLLPQEKARKLLAAVSDAVDKLGYDTRAGIEIMDPADEGIFIWYTINLLHNIMEGETMAALDLGGGSTQITYQLSPHDTPKFPAKDLHLVPTSSANLTVYTHSYLGLGMYAARHGIFKSESGNDSLHVTSVCVEPIVAGEKWTYANVEYTISGASRPANMKREAAFERCYRVVSAYVRAALDWEPRGPPRGRVAAMSFFYEVAADAGLIDVMKGGTISVSAYRQAALRACGASNVEQPFACVDLSFCLALLQQGYKIPDHSPVSLFKKVNGHEVSWALGLAYTSIVNRLAETKV
- the LOC133529046 gene encoding nucleoside diphosphate phosphatase ENTPD5 isoform X1, with the translated sequence MGKFSTYRYLELKDDSSAPNINIRSNRVLKPPRRLKKTFILLIVAALCMTYFMGLFAGQTQWFDGLAKSLGYESERHHAVIIDAGSSGSRVLAYKFRVPFTLFGQPNLDLEEEYFEQSKPGLSSFADDPAKGADTIVQLIKKAEFLTPLEKRRNTPLIIRATAGLRLLPQEKARKLLAAVSDAVDKLGYDTRAGIEIMDPADEGIFIWYTINLLHNIMEGETMAALDLGGGSTQITYQLSPHDTPKFPAKDLHLVPTSSANLTVYTHSYLGLGMYAARHGIFKSESGNDSLHVTSVCVEPIVAGEKWTYANVEYTISGASRPANMKREAAFERCYRVVSAYVRAALDWEPRGPPRGRVAAMSFFYEVAADAGLIDVMKGGTISVSAYRQAALRACGASNVEQPFACVDLSFCLALLQQGYKIPDHSPVSLFKKVNGHEVSWALGLAYTSIVNRLAETKV